One window of Anaerolineales bacterium genomic DNA carries:
- a CDS encoding AAC(3) family N-acetyltransferase translates to MPASPSALKSAFSDLGLGKRLVLVHASDTVDADELLATLLETTRGFITPAFTPKALLPLDFHPSNYKADMRSAAESFHHSMPADDVFGPFPEIVRKHSLSKRSLHPVLSFTGLHADMLIQSQTLQDAYAPIAALAEKDGVILLVGADQRLNFSIHYGEKLAGRMQFIRWALTAYGVVECPHFPGDSEGFNAISQSIKSFTRHIELDGLAIQAMPVKDLLRTVVNTIHEDPYSLLCGRPDCERCEAVRWG, encoded by the coding sequence ATGCCCGCCTCTCCTTCTGCGCTCAAATCTGCCTTCTCCGACCTTGGCTTGGGAAAACGCCTTGTCCTTGTCCACGCCTCCGACACCGTGGACGCGGACGAGTTGCTTGCGACTCTGCTCGAGACCACCCGCGGATTTATCACCCCGGCCTTTACGCCCAAAGCCTTGCTGCCTCTCGATTTTCATCCATCCAATTACAAAGCGGATATGAGATCAGCGGCTGAATCATTTCATCACTCCATGCCTGCGGATGATGTCTTCGGCCCTTTCCCGGAAATCGTCCGAAAGCATTCTCTTTCAAAACGTTCCTTGCATCCGGTGCTCTCTTTTACCGGCCTCCACGCAGATATGCTCATCCAATCTCAAACCCTACAAGATGCATACGCCCCCATCGCCGCACTTGCAGAAAAAGATGGCGTCATCCTTCTCGTCGGCGCCGACCAGCGTTTGAATTTCAGCATTCATTACGGAGAAAAACTTGCCGGACGCATGCAGTTTATCCGTTGGGCGCTGACGGCATATGGTGTGGTCGAATGTCCGCATTTTCCCGGCGACTCGGAAGGCTTCAACGCGATTTCCCAATCCATCAAATCGTTCACTCGTCATATCGAATTGGATGGGCTGGCTATCCAAGCCATGCCCGTCAAGGATCTATTGCGAACAGTGGTGAACACCATCCACGAAGACCCCTATTCGCTTCTGTGCGGCAGACCCGACTGCGAACGATGCGAAGCTGTTCGTTGGGGGTAA
- a CDS encoding enoyl-CoA hydratase/isomerase family protein produces MTYDTILTETRGRVGIVTLNRPKAMNAFNLVMLGEVFDALESLDKDENINAIIVTGNEKAFAAGADIKEMAEASYVQMLTEERVQVWDRIRGIRKPVIAAVSGWALGGGCEFALSCDMIIASESAKFGQPEITIGVIPGAGGTQRLARLVGKHLAMEMVINNRTLTAQEALQFGIANRLVPVEGYLDAAVAFADEIASRAPLAVRMAKDSVNAAFETTLTEGLAVEKRNFYPLFATEDQKEGMRAFVEKRKADWRGK; encoded by the coding sequence ATGACCTACGACACGATTCTGACGGAAACCCGCGGACGGGTGGGTATCGTAACATTGAACCGCCCGAAAGCGATGAATGCCTTCAACCTCGTCATGCTCGGTGAGGTTTTTGATGCGCTGGAATCCCTCGACAAAGATGAAAACATCAACGCGATCATCGTCACAGGCAACGAAAAAGCCTTTGCCGCCGGGGCAGATATCAAAGAAATGGCGGAGGCGTCGTACGTGCAAATGCTGACCGAAGAACGCGTCCAGGTCTGGGACCGCATCCGCGGGATTCGCAAACCGGTTATCGCCGCAGTCTCAGGTTGGGCATTGGGTGGTGGATGCGAGTTTGCACTTTCCTGCGACATGATCATCGCGAGCGAATCCGCCAAGTTTGGACAACCTGAAATCACCATCGGCGTCATCCCCGGCGCGGGCGGCACGCAGCGTTTGGCTCGTCTTGTTGGCAAACATCTCGCCATGGAAATGGTCATCAATAACCGCACACTCACCGCACAGGAGGCGCTTCAATTCGGTATCGCAAATCGGCTTGTGCCTGTCGAAGGATATCTCGATGCCGCCGTCGCCTTTGCGGATGAGATCGCCTCGCGCGCGCCGCTCGCGGTCCGCATGGCAAAAGATTCGGTCAACGCCGCATTCGAGACCACGCTCACCGAAGGGCTTGCCGTCGAGAAACGAAATTTCTATCCGCTGTTCGCCACCGAAGATCAAAAAGAAGGCATGCGCGCCTTCGTCGAAAAACGCAAAGCGGATTGGAGGGGGAAGTAG
- a CDS encoding DUF1295 domain-containing protein, producing the protein MIFPEWTTGNTILYIALAVLGVGVAPGEYYGQTMMYYSKFRRVGGIPSRLYMFFIYSAPIVALFFSVRGYLPNANLVQWIVGGAVFIHFLKRVLESLFLHKYSGTAGILTALLVGSFYSFAAYLIGWLNQNPIPVVDAWFVLGILVFLVGIAGNFYHHKLLADLRMDSLDYFIPRGGLFKHVICPHYLFEIITWLGIALLSRHLAAWLILLFVFDYLSARAIRTLAWYRERFKDFPIERKAIFPFIL; encoded by the coding sequence ATGATATTCCCCGAATGGACAACCGGCAATACTATCCTTTACATCGCTCTCGCCGTTCTGGGGGTAGGCGTTGCCCCCGGTGAATATTACGGGCAGACCATGATGTACTACAGCAAGTTTCGCCGGGTGGGGGGCATACCCTCACGTCTTTACATGTTTTTCATTTACTCTGCGCCCATCGTGGCATTGTTCTTTTCCGTGCGGGGTTATCTGCCGAATGCGAATCTTGTTCAATGGATCGTGGGAGGTGCGGTATTCATACACTTCCTCAAACGGGTGTTGGAATCCCTTTTTCTGCATAAATATTCCGGCACGGCCGGCATCCTGACCGCCCTTCTGGTCGGATCATTCTACTCCTTTGCCGCATATCTGATCGGCTGGCTGAATCAAAACCCAATCCCCGTCGTCGATGCATGGTTTGTGCTTGGGATCCTTGTTTTTCTCGTCGGCATTGCCGGGAATTTTTATCATCACAAACTGCTGGCAGATTTGCGAATGGATTCGCTCGATTATTTCATACCAAGAGGCGGATTGTTCAAACATGTCATCTGTCCGCACTACCTGTTCGAGATAATTACCTGGCTGGGCATCGCTCTGCTTTCCCGTCATCTTGCGGCGTGGTTGATCCTGCTCTTCGTCTTCGACTATCTTTCCGCGCGCGCCATTCGCACGCTGGCCTGGTATCGCGAACGATTCAAGGATTTTCCGATAGAACGCAAAGCGATCTTTCCATTTATCCTGTAA
- a CDS encoding Rrf2 family transcriptional regulator, with translation MQITRQADYAVRAVLHLARNGETRTATSVIAEEQKIPPSFLAKIISQLSIAGLLHTSRGARGGVTLARDPREITLLEVIEAIDGPIQLNECVGETGVCTFDANCPLRPVWCEAQEELVGRLKGTNFADMLAKGRVPA, from the coding sequence ATGCAAATTACTCGCCAAGCCGACTATGCCGTTCGCGCGGTGCTCCATCTGGCGCGCAACGGGGAGACGCGCACTGCCACCAGCGTCATCGCCGAAGAACAGAAGATTCCCCCATCCTTCCTTGCCAAGATCATCTCCCAGTTATCCATTGCGGGATTGCTGCACACCTCTCGCGGCGCGCGTGGCGGCGTAACGTTGGCGCGAGATCCGAGGGAGATCACCCTGCTCGAAGTGATCGAAGCCATCGACGGTCCCATCCAACTCAACGAATGTGTGGGCGAAACCGGGGTATGCACCTTCGATGCAAACTGTCCCCTGCGCCCGGTGTGGTGCGAGGCACAGGAGGAACTGGTGGGCCGCCTCAAAGGAACGAACTTTGCTGATATGCTTGCAAAGGGTCGCGTACCTGCTTGA
- the hutU gene encoding urocanate hydratase, which yields MPDPRVIRAPRGTELTCKNWLSEAAYRMIQNNLDPEVAEKPEDLVVYGGRGKAARSWEAFDAILESLKNLEEDETLLVQSGKPVVVFKSHQDAPKVLIANSNIVPHWATWEYFDELAKKGLIMYGQMTAGSWIYIGTQGILQGTYETFGALAKLKGWGSLKGKFVLTAGLGGMGGAQPLSITMNEGVGLIVEVDPERAERRRAIGYVDMVVDNLEEAMTLVEDNVKSKTPKSIGLIGNAADVYDELSKRGIVPDVVTDQTSAHEALFYVPSGLSITAANQLRVSDPEKYKKMAMDSMSTHVRAMLAFQRAGAEVFDYGNNLRQQAYNNGVTDAFEFPGFVPAYIRPLFCEGKGPFRWVALSGDKEDIYVTDEAIMELFPEDEHLHRWLKMAKEKVPFQGLPARICWLGYGERVKAGLKFNELVASGKVKAPIVIGRDHLDSGSVASPNRETESMKDGSDAVSDWAVLNALINAVGGATWVSFHHGGGVGMGYSQHAGQVIVADGTPEAAKRLERVLTTDPGMGVVRHADAGYDIAIAAAKRHGIKMPMLK from the coding sequence ATGCCTGATCCCCGCGTGATCCGCGCGCCGCGCGGAACCGAACTGACCTGCAAGAATTGGCTGAGCGAAGCCGCCTACCGCATGATCCAGAACAACCTCGACCCCGAAGTGGCGGAGAAACCCGAAGATCTCGTCGTCTATGGCGGACGAGGCAAAGCCGCGCGTTCGTGGGAAGCCTTCGATGCGATTCTGGAATCGCTGAAGAATCTAGAAGAAGATGAGACCTTACTTGTGCAATCCGGTAAACCGGTGGTTGTTTTCAAGTCGCACCAAGACGCGCCAAAAGTTTTGATCGCCAACTCCAACATCGTGCCGCATTGGGCGACGTGGGAATACTTCGATGAGTTAGCCAAAAAGGGACTCATCATGTACGGGCAGATGACCGCCGGTTCGTGGATCTACATCGGCACGCAGGGGATTCTCCAGGGAACGTACGAGACCTTCGGCGCATTAGCCAAACTCAAAGGCTGGGGTTCGCTCAAAGGGAAATTTGTCCTCACGGCAGGTCTCGGCGGGATGGGCGGCGCGCAGCCGCTCTCCATTACAATGAACGAAGGTGTCGGTCTGATCGTCGAAGTGGATCCCGAACGCGCCGAACGCCGCCGCGCCATTGGTTATGTGGATATGGTGGTGGATAATCTCGAAGAGGCGATGACTCTGGTGGAGGATAACGTCAAATCCAAAACGCCGAAGTCCATCGGGCTGATCGGAAACGCGGCAGATGTTTACGACGAACTATCAAAGCGAGGGATCGTTCCGGATGTGGTGACAGACCAAACGTCGGCGCATGAGGCGTTGTTTTATGTTCCATCAGGCTTGAGCATCACCGCCGCAAATCAACTGCGAGTCAGTGATCCTGAAAAATATAAAAAGATGGCGATGGATTCGATGTCCACTCACGTGCGCGCCATGCTTGCCTTCCAACGCGCGGGCGCGGAAGTGTTCGACTACGGCAACAACTTGCGCCAGCAGGCATACAACAACGGTGTGACCGATGCATTTGAATTTCCGGGTTTCGTGCCCGCTTATATTCGTCCGCTGTTTTGCGAGGGCAAGGGACCGTTTCGCTGGGTGGCGTTATCCGGCGACAAGGAAGATATTTACGTCACCGATGAAGCCATCATGGAACTCTTCCCAGAAGACGAACACCTGCATCGCTGGTTGAAGATGGCAAAGGAGAAAGTTCCGTTTCAAGGGTTGCCCGCGCGCATCTGCTGGCTCGGTTACGGCGAGCGTGTCAAAGCCGGTTTGAAATTCAATGAACTCGTCGCGAGCGGTAAGGTCAAAGCGCCCATCGTCATCGGACGCGACCATCTTGATTCAGGGTCGGTCGCCTCGCCGAACCGTGAAACGGAATCCATGAAAGACGGCTCGGACGCCGTCAGCGACTGGGCGGTGCTCAACGCGCTCATCAACGCGGTCGGCGGCGCGACCTGGGTATCCTTCCATCATGGAGGCGGGGTCGGAATGGGGTATAGTCAGCACGCGGGGCAGGTCATCGTCGCGGATGGGACTCCCGAAGCCGCCAAACGGTTGGAACGGGTCCTGACGACCGACCCAGGCATGGGCGTGGTCCGACACGCGGATGCCGGGTATGACATCGCCATCGCAGCCGCAAAACGTCATGGCATCAAAATGCCGATGCTGAAATAG
- a CDS encoding alkaline phosphatase family protein yields the protein MRPDAIDQAPMPNLMELMNGGAYAPLTARTIDYPATSPSHASMLTGYCMEDHGVIYNKFFMYMGYAKGTDVFQLAHEAGMRTVMIVSKDKMRQMAEPETTDVFEVAYGEPAIQKAVLPQIEQDFGLMFVHFAGADNRGHKYDWMSGEYMKVLREGDAVLGEMIKTLKEKNLFDTTFFLITSDHGGHGSNHIGLIIEDYRIPWITYGPGVVPQILDLQIYTFDTAATVAYALGLPIQPDWDGIPVYKIFGEDQIRFHEKYPCKT from the coding sequence TTGCGCCCCGACGCCATCGATCAGGCGCCCATGCCCAACCTGATGGAGTTAATGAACGGCGGCGCTTACGCCCCGCTCACCGCGCGCACCATCGACTATCCCGCCACGTCGCCCAGCCACGCCTCCATGCTCACCGGTTATTGCATGGAAGACCACGGCGTCATCTACAATAAATTTTTCATGTACATGGGCTATGCCAAGGGAACAGATGTCTTCCAACTCGCGCACGAAGCGGGCATGCGCACCGTCATGATCGTCAGTAAAGACAAGATGCGCCAGATGGCGGAACCCGAAACCACCGATGTGTTCGAAGTTGCCTACGGCGAACCCGCCATCCAGAAAGCTGTCCTGCCGCAGATCGAACAGGACTTCGGCTTGATGTTCGTCCACTTTGCGGGCGCGGATAACCGCGGCCATAAATACGATTGGATGTCCGGCGAATATATGAAAGTCCTGCGCGAAGGAGACGCGGTGCTGGGCGAGATGATCAAGACCTTGAAAGAAAAGAATCTGTTCGACACAACCTTCTTCCTCATCACATCCGACCACGGCGGGCACGGCTCGAATCACATCGGCCTCATCATCGAAGATTACCGCATTCCCTGGATCACCTACGGTCCAGGCGTCGTTCCGCAAATTCTCGATTTACAGATTTACACCTTCGATACAGCCGCCACCGTGGCATACGCGCTTGGGTTGCCCATCCAGCCCGATTGGGACGGCATCCCCGTCTATAAAATCTTCGGCGAAGACCAAATTCGATTCCACGAGAAATATCCCTGCAAGACCTGA
- a CDS encoding alkaline phosphatase family protein, with protein sequence MLYKLRYLVLLSIFIQGCVSASASSLTPTASPVPPIPTATLTPIQPSVPDEATATPVLIPPQPISRVFIVTFDGLRPDAIEAAEMDNVKALMQTGAYTMKAQTIIPSITLPAHASLVTGTCPAKHIARWNEYVPQNGYALGTDIFDLTHAVGLRTALVVGKEKLRHITEPGSTDFFGFVDNTDEEFDETTIESMTIEQIRAGFGLLMVHFPDGDVAGHQYDWMSKQQLSAFHKKDESLGLFLRVMKDSGFYDGTLIIVTSDHGGHNSDHGLNIPEDMTIPWVVSGPQIVPGELQTQVYIYDTAPTVAFALGLPIQADWDGVPVYEAFGLPVDPLRQGGCPGVTPR encoded by the coding sequence ATGCTTTATAAACTCCGATACCTGGTCCTGCTCTCGATCTTTATACAAGGCTGTGTTTCTGCTTCCGCCTCTTCCCTCACGCCGACAGCATCCCCTGTTCCTCCCATTCCTACAGCAACCCTCACACCGATTCAACCCTCCGTCCCTGATGAAGCGACAGCCACGCCTGTGCTGATTCCGCCCCAGCCCATTTCGCGAGTCTTCATCGTCACCTTCGACGGCCTCCGCCCCGACGCCATCGAAGCCGCGGAGATGGACAACGTCAAAGCATTGATGCAGACCGGCGCTTATACGATGAAAGCGCAGACCATCATACCAAGCATCACATTACCGGCGCATGCATCGCTGGTGACAGGCACATGCCCCGCCAAACACATCGCGCGCTGGAACGAATACGTCCCGCAAAACGGATACGCCCTCGGCACCGACATCTTCGATCTGACCCACGCCGTCGGCTTGCGCACCGCACTCGTGGTGGGAAAAGAAAAACTCCGTCACATCACCGAGCCGGGCAGCACCGACTTCTTCGGCTTTGTGGATAACACCGACGAGGAATTTGACGAAACCACAATCGAATCCATGACCATCGAGCAGATCCGCGCGGGTTTCGGGCTTTTGATGGTCCACTTCCCAGACGGCGACGTTGCCGGGCATCAATACGACTGGATGTCGAAACAACAGCTCAGCGCCTTTCACAAAAAAGACGAATCGCTTGGGCTATTTCTAAGAGTAATGAAAGACAGCGGCTTCTACGACGGCACGCTCATCATCGTCACCTCCGACCACGGCGGGCACAACTCCGATCATGGATTGAACATCCCCGAAGATATGACCATTCCCTGGGTCGTCAGCGGACCGCAGATCGTCCCCGGTGAATTGCAAACCCAGGTTTATATCTATGACACCGCCCCCACCGTCGCATTTGCTCTTGGTTTGCCCATCCAAGCAGATTGGGACGGTGTGCCTGTCTATGAAGCCTTCGGCTTGCCTGTCGATCCGCTGCGGCAGGGCGGCTGCCCCGGTGTGACCCCACGATAA
- a CDS encoding FAD-binding oxidoreductase has protein sequence MTQTYDAIVIGAGVMGASISFHLAERGLKVAILERRVTASGATGHSSGLVRMHYDLAAESELTFKSYQIYFSNWKERVGGECGFQNTGFLQIAKREHEDKLRGNVANQQKIGINTSVISVDEVRKLFPDLVTEYFDYAAYEPDSGYADATLTTNSFIEAAKRNGAVLIQNCEVTAIHASGGKVTGVSTTKGDFSSPIVVNAAGPWAKHVAALANIDVPLVTWTHDVAFLHRPPALGRIPACIDDVINCYYRPEGSALILAAGEDESLRGEAPDEEDQTPTPTFLEKLIDQMVKRIPKIEESGLHSIHVGRDGITPDQRAIYSGTDLNGFYLACGLSGTGFKTSPAAGASMAELILDGTPQTVDITPFRFSRFVEGKLLEGEYGYGHIWK, from the coding sequence ATGACCCAAACTTACGATGCCATTGTGATCGGCGCAGGCGTGATGGGCGCCAGTATTTCATTTCACCTCGCTGAGCGCGGATTGAAAGTTGCCATCCTCGAACGCAGGGTGACCGCCTCCGGCGCGACCGGTCACTCGAGCGGACTCGTCCGCATGCACTACGACCTCGCCGCCGAATCCGAATTGACGTTCAAGAGTTATCAAATTTATTTCAGTAATTGGAAAGAAAGGGTCGGTGGTGAGTGCGGTTTCCAGAACACCGGCTTCTTGCAGATCGCCAAACGCGAGCATGAGGACAAACTGCGCGGCAACGTCGCGAACCAGCAGAAGATCGGCATCAACACATCGGTCATCAGCGTGGACGAAGTGCGGAAACTCTTCCCCGACCTCGTCACCGAATATTTCGATTACGCCGCCTATGAACCGGATTCAGGCTATGCCGATGCAACGCTCACGACCAACTCGTTCATCGAAGCCGCGAAGCGCAACGGCGCTGTGTTGATTCAAAATTGTGAAGTGACCGCCATCCATGCAAGTGGCGGAAAAGTGACCGGCGTAAGCACGACCAAAGGCGACTTCTCAAGCCCGATCGTCGTCAACGCGGCGGGACCGTGGGCGAAGCATGTCGCTGCACTGGCAAATATCGATGTCCCTTTGGTGACATGGACTCACGATGTCGCCTTCCTGCATCGTCCGCCCGCACTTGGAAGAATCCCTGCCTGCATCGATGACGTGATCAATTGCTATTATCGCCCCGAGGGCAGTGCGCTCATCCTTGCCGCGGGAGAAGATGAGTCTCTGCGCGGCGAAGCGCCCGATGAGGAAGACCAGACCCCTACGCCCACCTTCCTCGAAAAATTGATCGACCAGATGGTGAAGCGCATCCCGAAGATCGAAGAGAGCGGCTTGCACTCCATCCACGTCGGGCGCGACGGCATTACGCCCGACCAGCGCGCCATCTACAGCGGCACAGACTTGAATGGTTTCTACCTTGCCTGCGGTTTGAGCGGGACCGGATTCAAAACGTCACCGGCGGCGGGCGCGAGCATGGCGGAGTTGATCCTGGATGGAACACCGCAGACGGTGGATATCACGCCATTTCGATTCAGTCGCTTCGTGGAAGGGAAGTTGCTGGAAGGGGAATATGGGTATGGGCATATTTGGAAGTGA